The Leptospirillum ferriphilum region TCTGGTTGACGTGGAGAAAAATCTCCTGGTCTTCGAGCGTGATCCGGGCAGTACCTGCGATGACGACCCAATGTTCGGAACGATGCAGGTGCATCTGATAGCTGAGCCGCGACCGGGGATTGACCGTCACGTTTTTGATCTTGTAGTTTGGCCCCTGGTCCAGAATCGTATAATGCCCCCAGGGCCGGTGGGTTGTCCGGTGCTCCTGGGCTTCGACGCGGTTCCGGCTTTTAAGTTCGTTGACCACATCGCGCACTTTCTGTGCTTCATCCTTGTGGCAGACGAGGGTGGCGTCATCCGTGTCGACAATGACAAGATCCTTCAGCCCGATGGTGGCGAGAATGCGTTTGTCCCCGTAAAGGATGCAATTCCGGTTGTGAAGGGAGACAACATTTCCGCGCAGGATGTTTCCCCCCTCATCTTTTTCGGCAATGTCGTCCAGGGCGCTCCATGAACCGACGTCCTTCCAGTCAAGCTCCGCCGAAATCGTCCAGACATTTTTTGACTTTTCCAGAAGACCATAGTCGACGGACGTCAGCGGAGCCTTGGCGTAAAGCTCCTTCAGAAGACTGTTTTCCTCTTTTGTTCCGATCGCGTCCGCGTAGGTGACAAGGGCTTTGTGAAATTCGGGCTGATGTTGGAGGAGTTCCTCCAGAAAAACACGGGCTCGAAAAGCAAGCATTCCGCTGTTCCAGAGATGGCGTTTCCCGGCGAGATAGCGTTCTGCTCTTTCGCGGTCCGGTTTTTCAACAAAGCTTTTGACCCGAAAGACAGGAGAGAGCCCGGTCGATTCTTCGCGAACGACTTCTCCCAATTCGATATAACCAAAACCCGTTTCCGGACGGGTGGGCAAAACGCCAAACGTCAGGAGCACATCCTGTTTTTCCGCGATGGAACAGGCCTGTTTGAGAAGGGCGAGAAACTTTTCCTGCGGGGCGATCAGGTGGTCGCTGGCCATCACGGCCAGAACGGCCTCCGGGTCGGTGCGAGCAAGACAGGCAGCTGCAACGGCGAGAGGTGTCAGGGTATTCTTGGATTGCGGCTCGACAAACACTTTTGCCGGAAGTCCTTCCCGTTCTGCCAATCGCAAAACGCGACGGGTTTCGGCTTCGTGCTTTGGCCCCACCATGATCCAGAGTCTCTCCTGGGGAATCAGCGGCATGACTC contains the following coding sequences:
- a CDS encoding mannose-1-phosphate guanylyltransferase/mannose-6-phosphate isomerase, translating into MWFGIIMAGGSGTRFWPLSRELYPKQFLSLDGGSSLLQGTIDRVMPLIPQERLWIMVGPKHEAETRRVLRLAEREGLPAKVFVEPQSKNTLTPLAVAAACLARTDPEAVLAVMASDHLIAPQEKFLALLKQACSIAEKQDVLLTFGVLPTRPETGFGYIELGEVVREESTGLSPVFRVKSFVEKPDRERAERYLAGKRHLWNSGMLAFRARVFLEELLQHQPEFHKALVTYADAIGTKEENSLLKELYAKAPLTSVDYGLLEKSKNVWTISAELDWKDVGSWSALDDIAEKDEGGNILRGNVVSLHNRNCILYGDKRILATIGLKDLVIVDTDDATLVCHKDEAQKVRDVVNELKSRNRVEAQEHRTTHRPWGHYTILDQGPNYKIKNVTVNPRSRLSYQMHLHRSEHWVVIAGTARITLEDQEIFLHVNQSIDIPKTTRHRIENPGKVPLVIIEVQNGEYLEEDDIIRFSDDYQRQTEETRTGPAAGEKS